One region of Salvia miltiorrhiza cultivar Shanhuang (shh) chromosome 3, IMPLAD_Smil_shh, whole genome shotgun sequence genomic DNA includes:
- the LOC131015409 gene encoding protein NDL2-like isoform X2, giving the protein MADSSDSVSVDMESIPFAGKEHIIKTGHGSVSVAVFGDQDKPALITYPDLALNYMSCFQGLFFCPEAFSLLLHNFCIYHISPPGHELGAAVAGPDEPSLTVDELADQIAEILDYFGLGAVMCLGVTAGAYILTLFALKHSRRVMGLILVSPLCKSPSWTEWLCNKVMSNLLYICGMCGIVKELLLMRYFSKEVRGGVDVPESDIVQSCRRLLDERQSPNVLRFLEAINGRPDISNSLRKLQCRTLIFVGENSHFHYEALHMTSKLDRRFSALVEVQACGSMVTEEQPDAMLIPLEYFLMGYGFFRPSHLSVSPRSPLSPTSISPELFSPESMGLKLKPIKTRIHAQV; this is encoded by the exons GAGCATATTATCAAGACGGGTCATGGTTCTGTCTCTGTTGCTGTATTTGGAGACCAGGACAAGCCAGCTCTTATTACCTATCCTGATTTGGCTTTAAACT ATATGTCCTGTTTCCAAGGATTGTTCTTTTGTCCAGAAGCATTTTCTCTCCTTCTCCATAACTTCTGTATCTACCACATCAGTCCTCCTGGTCATGAG TTAGGAGCTGCTGTAGCTGGCCCCGATGAACCCTCACTGACTGTTGATGAATTAGCCGATCAGATTGCTGAAATCCTCGACTATTTTGG GCTTGGTGCGGTTATGTGCCTGGGTGTAACAGCTGGAGCTTATATTCTTACCCTTTTTGCT CTAAAACACTCACGACGTGTCATGGGTCTCATTCTTGTTTCCCCTCTGTGCAAATCACCATCTTGGACAGAGTGGTTATGCAACAAG GTGATGTCCAATTTGCTTTACATTTGTGGTATGTGCGGCATAGTAAAGGAGCTGTTGCTCATGCGATACTTCAGCAAG GAAGTTCGTGGTGGTGTTGATGTACCGGAATCAGATATCGTCCAGTCTTGCAGACGA TTGTTGGACGAGAGGCAGAGTCCCAACGTGCTGCGTTTTCTTGAAGCGATCAACGG GAGACCAGACATCAGCAATAGCTTGAGGAAACTGCAGTGTCGAACCTTAATCTTTGTTGGCGAAAACTCCCATTTCCACTACGAAGCTCTTCACATGACTTCAAAGCTAGATAGAAGATTCAGCGCCTTGGTTGAG GTTCAAGCATGCGGCTCCATGGTTACAGAAGAACAGCCCGATGCCATGCTGATCCCACTGGAATACTTTCTCATGGGTTACGGCTTCTTCAGGCCGTCCCACTTGAGCGTGAGCCCAAGAAGTCCACTGAGCCCGACCAGCATTTCGCCCGAGCTTTTCTCACCCGAAAGCATGGGCCTGAAGCTGAAGCCGATAAAGACACGAATCCACGCACAAGTGTGA
- the LOC131015409 gene encoding protein NDL2-like isoform X1 encodes MADSSDSVSVDMESIPFAGKEHIIKTGHGSVSVAVFGDQDKPALITYPDLALNYMSCFQGLFFCPEAFSLLLHNFCIYHISPPGHELLQLGAAVAGPDEPSLTVDELADQIAEILDYFGLGAVMCLGVTAGAYILTLFALKHSRRVMGLILVSPLCKSPSWTEWLCNKVMSNLLYICGMCGIVKELLLMRYFSKEVRGGVDVPESDIVQSCRRLLDERQSPNVLRFLEAINGRPDISNSLRKLQCRTLIFVGENSHFHYEALHMTSKLDRRFSALVEVQACGSMVTEEQPDAMLIPLEYFLMGYGFFRPSHLSVSPRSPLSPTSISPELFSPESMGLKLKPIKTRIHAQV; translated from the exons GAGCATATTATCAAGACGGGTCATGGTTCTGTCTCTGTTGCTGTATTTGGAGACCAGGACAAGCCAGCTCTTATTACCTATCCTGATTTGGCTTTAAACT ATATGTCCTGTTTCCAAGGATTGTTCTTTTGTCCAGAAGCATTTTCTCTCCTTCTCCATAACTTCTGTATCTACCACATCAGTCCTCCTGGTCATGAG TTATTGCAGTTAGGAGCTGCTGTAGCTGGCCCCGATGAACCCTCACTGACTGTTGATGAATTAGCCGATCAGATTGCTGAAATCCTCGACTATTTTGG GCTTGGTGCGGTTATGTGCCTGGGTGTAACAGCTGGAGCTTATATTCTTACCCTTTTTGCT CTAAAACACTCACGACGTGTCATGGGTCTCATTCTTGTTTCCCCTCTGTGCAAATCACCATCTTGGACAGAGTGGTTATGCAACAAG GTGATGTCCAATTTGCTTTACATTTGTGGTATGTGCGGCATAGTAAAGGAGCTGTTGCTCATGCGATACTTCAGCAAG GAAGTTCGTGGTGGTGTTGATGTACCGGAATCAGATATCGTCCAGTCTTGCAGACGA TTGTTGGACGAGAGGCAGAGTCCCAACGTGCTGCGTTTTCTTGAAGCGATCAACGG GAGACCAGACATCAGCAATAGCTTGAGGAAACTGCAGTGTCGAACCTTAATCTTTGTTGGCGAAAACTCCCATTTCCACTACGAAGCTCTTCACATGACTTCAAAGCTAGATAGAAGATTCAGCGCCTTGGTTGAG GTTCAAGCATGCGGCTCCATGGTTACAGAAGAACAGCCCGATGCCATGCTGATCCCACTGGAATACTTTCTCATGGGTTACGGCTTCTTCAGGCCGTCCCACTTGAGCGTGAGCCCAAGAAGTCCACTGAGCCCGACCAGCATTTCGCCCGAGCTTTTCTCACCCGAAAGCATGGGCCTGAAGCTGAAGCCGATAAAGACACGAATCCACGCACAAGTGTGA